Proteins from one Malaya genurostris strain Urasoe2022 chromosome 2, Malgen_1.1, whole genome shotgun sequence genomic window:
- the LOC131432290 gene encoding CLIP domain-containing serine protease B4-like isoform X1, whose amino-acid sequence MQPTKYSLKLSIATLVFAWDWSNAFYLRLAMNDDCQTPAGHHGRCLPVKNCKYILDILHKPGFSAQDQQYLDQFRCGKLSGSRKVLTCCPEFQSVDGCGRLTLRDNIIGGQETEPDEFPWTALLVYAMGVRVFYRCGGALIGDRYVLTAAHCVDSLGRMKLVAVRLGEWDLSTVYDCKDEEFGRSRCNKFPHRDFDIEKVFVHEGYSSTRLNKEHDIALLKLAKSAPSTDSISPICLPTVEMDSRMEPEKSLFDVAGWGATEAGVPRSDRKRKVTLPGQNLSECQLAYEAAAVSFTENQLCVGGTVGKDSCRGDSGGPLMVIIDNRWHLAGIVSLGAVKCGMKGVPGIYTRLGSYLPWVAAKIEGADRFQVMGSH is encoded by the exons ATGCAGCCGACTAAATATTCACTGAAACTGTCAATTGCGACTTTGGTGTTCGCATGGGACTGGTCGAACG CTTTCTATTTGAGGTTAGCCATGAACGACGACTGCCAAACTCCGGCCGGACATCATGGGCGCTGTTTACCGGTGAAAAACTGCAAATATATTCTGGATATTCTACACAAACCCGGATTCAGCGCGCAGGATCAGCAGTATTTGGACCAGTTCCGTTGTGGGAAGCTGTCGGGATCACGGAAAGTGCTGACCTGCTGTCCGGAGTTCCAGAGTGTTGACGGATGTGGTCGGTTGACTCTGAGGGACAACATTATCGGTGGTCAGGAGACGGAACCGGACGAATTCCCCTGGACGGCTTTGCTGGTTTATGCCATGGGCGTACGAGTATTTTATCGCTGTGGAGGGGCGCTGATTGGCGATCGGTACGTACTGACTGCCGCCCATTGCGTGGACAGTTTGGGTCGCATGAAGCT GGTGGCTGTTCGCCTAGGCGAGTGGGATCTAAGTACCGTGTATGACTGCAAAGACGAAGAATTCGGCAGATCACGTTGTAACAAATTTCCTCATCGGGATTTTgacattgaaaaagttttcgttCACGAAGGATACTCCAGCACGCGGCTCAACAAGGAACATGACATTGCACTTTTGAAGCTAGCTAAGTCAGCTCCCAGCACGGATTCTATATCACCAATATGTTTGCCCACTGTGGAAATGGATAGCCGAATGGAACCCGAAAAAAGCTTGTTTGATGTCGCCGGTTGGGGAGCTACGGAAGCCGGAG TACCGCGAAGTGATCGCAAGAGAAAGGTGACGTTGCCCGGTCAAAATTTGTCCGAATGTCAGTTAGCTTACGAAGCGGCTGCTGTGAGCTTCACGGAAAATCAACTCTGTGTTGGTGGCACCGTTGGCAAGGATAGCTGTCGAGGTGACTCGGGAGGACCGCTGATGGTGATAATTGACAATCGTTGGCATCTGGCCGGCATAGTTAGTCTGGGTGCTGTCAAATGTGGCATGAAAGGTGTTCCAGGAATCTACACCCGACTGGGTAGTTATTTACCGTGGGTGGCCGCCAAGATCGAAGGAGCGGATAGATTCCAGGTGATGGGGTCTCACTAG
- the LOC131432290 gene encoding CLIP domain-containing serine protease B4-like isoform X2, whose amino-acid sequence MQPTKYSLKLSIATLVFAWDWSNAMNDDCQTPAGHHGRCLPVKNCKYILDILHKPGFSAQDQQYLDQFRCGKLSGSRKVLTCCPEFQSVDGCGRLTLRDNIIGGQETEPDEFPWTALLVYAMGVRVFYRCGGALIGDRYVLTAAHCVDSLGRMKLVAVRLGEWDLSTVYDCKDEEFGRSRCNKFPHRDFDIEKVFVHEGYSSTRLNKEHDIALLKLAKSAPSTDSISPICLPTVEMDSRMEPEKSLFDVAGWGATEAGVPRSDRKRKVTLPGQNLSECQLAYEAAAVSFTENQLCVGGTVGKDSCRGDSGGPLMVIIDNRWHLAGIVSLGAVKCGMKGVPGIYTRLGSYLPWVAAKIEGADRFQVMGSH is encoded by the exons ATGCAGCCGACTAAATATTCACTGAAACTGTCAATTGCGACTTTGGTGTTCGCATGGGACTGGTCGAACG CCATGAACGACGACTGCCAAACTCCGGCCGGACATCATGGGCGCTGTTTACCGGTGAAAAACTGCAAATATATTCTGGATATTCTACACAAACCCGGATTCAGCGCGCAGGATCAGCAGTATTTGGACCAGTTCCGTTGTGGGAAGCTGTCGGGATCACGGAAAGTGCTGACCTGCTGTCCGGAGTTCCAGAGTGTTGACGGATGTGGTCGGTTGACTCTGAGGGACAACATTATCGGTGGTCAGGAGACGGAACCGGACGAATTCCCCTGGACGGCTTTGCTGGTTTATGCCATGGGCGTACGAGTATTTTATCGCTGTGGAGGGGCGCTGATTGGCGATCGGTACGTACTGACTGCCGCCCATTGCGTGGACAGTTTGGGTCGCATGAAGCT GGTGGCTGTTCGCCTAGGCGAGTGGGATCTAAGTACCGTGTATGACTGCAAAGACGAAGAATTCGGCAGATCACGTTGTAACAAATTTCCTCATCGGGATTTTgacattgaaaaagttttcgttCACGAAGGATACTCCAGCACGCGGCTCAACAAGGAACATGACATTGCACTTTTGAAGCTAGCTAAGTCAGCTCCCAGCACGGATTCTATATCACCAATATGTTTGCCCACTGTGGAAATGGATAGCCGAATGGAACCCGAAAAAAGCTTGTTTGATGTCGCCGGTTGGGGAGCTACGGAAGCCGGAG TACCGCGAAGTGATCGCAAGAGAAAGGTGACGTTGCCCGGTCAAAATTTGTCCGAATGTCAGTTAGCTTACGAAGCGGCTGCTGTGAGCTTCACGGAAAATCAACTCTGTGTTGGTGGCACCGTTGGCAAGGATAGCTGTCGAGGTGACTCGGGAGGACCGCTGATGGTGATAATTGACAATCGTTGGCATCTGGCCGGCATAGTTAGTCTGGGTGCTGTCAAATGTGGCATGAAAGGTGTTCCAGGAATCTACACCCGACTGGGTAGTTATTTACCGTGGGTGGCCGCCAAGATCGAAGGAGCGGATAGATTCCAGGTGATGGGGTCTCACTAG